A region of the Oceanihabitans sp. IOP_32 genome:
TTGTCAGATTTTGCCACGCCAAGTAATAAGAACACCATCCAAACTTGAGCTACTAGAACATCGACCACAGCCATGATACTAAAAAGGCTATCGCTAACCTCCCACTGTTCTTTCATGGCTAACTGGTTGGCACCACCGCCAATCCAGCTTCCTGCAACAGTCGATAAGCCTTTCCATAATTCGGTACCTTCTACAGCGGTCAGGATATCTGGAGCTACAAACTTAAAAAACAAGATGGCTAAAGGTCCTCCTATCATAACACCAAACGTAGCTGTTAAAAACATAATTAATGCCTTCGAACCCAACTTGAATACCCCTTTTAAATCGATACTCATGGTTAACAGTACTAAAGATGCCGGCAGTAAATATCGAGAAGAAACGAAGTACAAATTACTTTTACCCATAAACTGGGAATATTCAGAAGAATCTATGTTGTTTGATATTATATAGGCTTTTAAACTCTCTAAGTTAGTCACACCATCTAAATTGCCATAAACCGATTGTAAATGGGCTATGGTTGCCGACACATCGATCCATTGATCGGCAATAAAGCCTACCGAACTCAAAAGAGACGGTATAAAATAGCATAATAACAGTGCCGGAACAATATTATAAAACTTAGAAAAACGAGGCAGACTTGATGTGTAAAAAATAAGCGCAAGGACTACAGATAAAATACCAAAAATAATGGTATCGCTAGCGAATAATGGGATATCGCTACTTATTTCTGCTATATTCATAAAGTAATGTTTGTTTAGGTATTGTAATTAAATATTTATCATTTATAATGAAAAGGCCTTTAGAAAATTTCTAAACTCCCCTTTCCTTCTCTTAAAATAACGGGTTCGTCTTGAGATAAATCTATAACGGTTGAGGCTTCATTATCACCATAACCACCATCGATTACCAAATCGACCAAATTACCCCATTTTTCAAGAATTAACTCAGGATCTGTTGTATACTCTAAAACTTCATCATCGTCATGTATAGAGGTCGATATGATAGGATTGCCCAATTTCTCAACAATTTCTAAAGCGATACTATTATCTGGTACACGAATACCAACCGTTTTTCTTTTTTTAAAAGGATTTGGTAAAGACTTACCACTTGGAAGTATAAAGGTGTACGGCCCAGGGAGTGCACGTTTTAAAATTTTAAAAGTCTTGGTATCTATTTGCTGTACATAATCACTTAAATTACTTAAATCGTGACAAACAAAAGAGAAATTAGCCTTTTCTAATTTCACTTGCTTTATTTGTGCGATACGCTCTAAGGCTTTAATGTTGGTAATATCGCAACCTAAGCCATAGACTGTATCGGTTGGGTAAATAATAAGACCGCCGCGTTTTAAAACATCTATTACCTTTTCAATCGCTTTTGGATTGGGATTTTCTTCATATATTCTTATAAAATCAGCCATAATGCCTATATTTTAATTCAGCTTACAAATTAATTATTATTTTTAAAATTTAAGTGCCTAAAATTCGTTTACTACATGTTGTTTTAATTTTTATGATTTCACCTATGGTAATTTACATTACAAAACCTTTATCTATCTGAGCATTTTAACTTTTCAAGGGTGCCAATAGCAACAAATGCAGCTCTATCGTTAAAATAACGCTTAGCCAATAACCTCCAACTTAGCAAAACGCAACAGTAATTTTTTCGTGCCGCCGTGCTGAAAACTAATTTCGGCTTTTATATCGGCTCCCGTGCCTTCTATTTTTAAGACTTCACCCGTTCCAAAACGAATATGTTTTACCATATTACCCACTACTAATTTACTATCAAATAAATTAGTATTTCCGCTTGTTTTAGCAACTGGTTTTAGATTTTTTGGCGTAGTAACTTGAAATTTTTCGGTCTCTGACTTTGCTGTTTTCCCTTTTTTTAACACGGGTTGTTTTGCTGGCTTATATCTAATTTTTGTAGGTTCTACATCTCCAAAAATATCGGCATCCAACATGGGATTGAAACGGCGCTCTTCAATTGGGGTTACAATATCTAAATATTGCTCATCGATTTCTTCAATAAAACGACTTGGCTCAGCATCTACCAGTTTTCCCCATCGGTAACGCGATAAGGCATAAGTTAAATAGGCCTGTTTTTCAGCTCGTGTTAAAGCCACATAGAATAAACGGCGCTCCTCCTCTAGTTCGCTACGGGTATTCATGCTCATGGCACTAGGGAATAAGTCTTCTTCAAGGCCAACTATAAACACGTACGGAAATTCCAGTCCTTTAGCTAGGTGTATGGTCATTAAAGCCACGTGGTCTGCATCGCCTTTATCGGCATCCATATCTGTAGCCAATGCAACATCTTCTAAAAATTCTGCAAGCGACCCTGTAGTATCGGCAATTTCTTTTTGGCCTTCAACAAAATCTTTCATTCCGTTTAAAAGCTCCTCGATATTCTCCATTTTGGCCACGCCTTCTGGGGTACCATCTTTATTAAATTCTTTTATTAAACCCGTGGTTTTAGTAACATATTCTGCCAATTCAAAAACATCGGCAGTTTGATTTAGTACTTGAAAGCTTTCAATAAGGGTCACAAAATTTTGAAGCTTAGATTTGGTTCCAGAATTAACATTAACATTGGTTTTATCAATGTTTTTCATCACCTCAAAAATAGTGCGGTTATAGCCATTTGCGGCTACGGTTAACTTATCAACAGTAGTTTGTCCGATGCCTCGTGGCGGAAAATTAATGACGCGTTTTAAGGCCTCTTCATCGGCCGGATTAATGATGAGTCTGAGGTAGGACAAAACATCTTTTATCTCTTTACGCTGATAAAACGATAGGCCACCATAAATTCTATACGGGATATCGCGTTTTCGCAAAGCATCCTCAATGGCACGCGATTGTGCATTGGTACGATATAAAATAGCAAAATCGCTATTTTTTAATTGATGATTCATCTTGCTTTCCCAAATGGTACTAGCCACATAACGCCCTTCGTCTCCATCGGTTAACGAGCGGTTTACTTTAATTAATGGTCCTTCGTCATTCGCAGTCCAAACCACTTTGTCTAGCTTGGTTTGGTTTTTATCAATGATTGAATTTGCGGCGTTTACAATATTTTTTGTGGATCGATAATTTTGCTCTAACCTAAAAACCTTTACATCGTCATAATCTTTCTGAAAGTTCAATATATTGTTAATATTAGCACCTCGGAAGGCATAAATACTCTGGGCATCGTCCCCTACTACACAAATATTTTGAAACTTATCTGACAGTGCTCTCACGATTAGATATTGCGAGTGGTTAGTATCTTGATACTCATCAACAAGAATATATTTAAAACGATTTTGGTATTTCGCTAGTACTTCAGGAAAACGCGTTAAAAGTTCGTTGGTTTTCAATAATAAATCATCAAAATCCATCGCTCCTGCTTTAAAACAGCGGTCTACAAATTCCTTGTAAATATCACCCATGCGTGGTCTTCTTGCCATGGCATCGGCTTCTTTAAGCTCTGGGTTTTGAAAATAAGCGCGTACTGTAATTAAACTGTTTTTATATGAGGAAATTCGCGAACGTACTTGTTTGTATTTATAAATATCTTTATCCAAGTTCATTTCTTTAATGATAGTGGCTATTAATCTATCAGAATCTTGGGTATCATAAATAGTGAAATTGCTGGGATAACCCAACTTATCGGCTTCAATACGTAAAATTTTTGCAAATACAGAGTGAAAGGTACCCATCCATAAATTTTTGGTTTCACTTGCTCCAACAATACTGGCAATACGCTCTTTCATTTCGCGTGCCGCTTTATTGGTAAACGTTAACGATAAGATGTTAAAAGGATCGATACCCTTACTCATCATATAGGCAATACGGTAGGTAAGCACACGTGTTTTTCCAGAGCCAGCACCTGCAATTACTATCATAGGGCCGTCAATTTGTATGGTAGGTTCTAATTGTGCTTCGTTTAACTGACTTAAATACTTTTCCAATTCATTTTCATTTTAAGCTGTGAAATTAACTAATGTTGCGCTTTTAATTAAGGGGAATTATCAATAATTATAAACAATTTGAAATTCCAGTCACTTTTGGCACCATTTAAATACGATATGCCAAATTATTAATTTGATAATAAGTCAAGTTATGGCATAGTCGTTAAGACTTGTATAACCAATAACAATATCTATTTAACCAAAAATTTAGGTAAACAAACGAGATAAAAACGCTTTACTTGATGTCTAAAATTTTATGGTACTGAGAAGCTTATCATCTATCGTTTTTTGCGTCTAGAATCGCCTTTAGATTTGCGTTTATGTTTTTTAAACTTCGGATTAAAAGGTGTGACCGTATCATCAAAAGTATTTTTTGTTTTACCTGCCTTCTTATTCTTTTTCCACGATGTATTTTCGGGTAATAAAACCTTTAATAAATCGGGGCGACCTACTTTAGTTAATCGGTCTTTTATCCATTTTCGATTCTCATCCTTATACCAAAAGAAAAAACGGTGTTGATTTTCTTTCTCTTTAGCCGTTCTTGCTGTTTTTGTGGGTTTTAAGGTGTAGGGATGATAACCGCTGTAATAAATCACCGTGGCAACCGTCATAGGCGTTGGCGTAAAGCCTTGTACTTGCTCTAACTGAAAGCCCATATCTTTTGTTTCGGCCGCTAAATTGGCCATGTCTTCATCTTCACAAGCTGGATGACTAGAGATAAAATAAGGAATTAATTCAAGTTTTAATTTTTTCTTTAAATTTATTCGATCAAAGCGTTCTTTAAACAAATGAAAATATTTAAATGAAGGTTTACGCATGAGCTTTAAAACGGGATCTGAGGTATGCTCAGGAGCCACTTTTAAGCGTCCAGAAACATGGTTGGTCATTACTTCTTCGGTATAGGCATCCAGTTCCTTTGGGTCGGCATTTTTATTAAATTCAGGCACCAACATATCATGACGAATACCACTTCCAATAAATGATTTTTTAACTTTTGGATGGGCATCAACGGCTTTGTATAAATCGGTTAAAGGCTTGTGAGACGTGTCTAAATTACTACATATTACAGGCGAAATACAAGACGGTGCCACACACCTATCGCAAATGGACTGTATTTTTCCTTTCATTTTATACATATTGGCAGATGGCCCCCCAATATCAGACAAATAACCTTTAAAATCGTCCATTTTAGTAACCGCATCCACTTCTTTTAATACCGATTCTTGACTACGACTGGCTATAAATTTACCTTGATGAGCCGAAATGGTACAAAAGCTGCAACCCCCAAAACAGCCGCGGTGCACGTTTATGGAAAACTTAATCATTTCAAACGCTGGTATAGGTCCGCGTTTATTGTATTTGGGGTGTGGTAAACGCGTAAAAGGCAAATCGAAAGAGGCATCAATTTCACTTTCGGTCATGGTGGGGTAAGGTGGATTTATCATCAGCATCTTATCTCCCACTTGCTGAAAAATTCGTCGTGCCTTTAATTTATTCGACTCCTGCTCTATCACTTTAAAATTAGAGGCGAATGTTTTTTTATCTTTTAAACAAGCCTCATGCGAGTTAATTTCTACATCTTCCCAGTTTTTATTCTTCGGAACTTTCTCGTCTTTATTAACAAAAACAGCAGTTTGTTTGATGGTTTTTAGACTTGAAAACGGCACCCCTTTTTGTAATAATTCTACAATTTCACGTAAAGGTTGTTCGCCCATACCATACACTAGCATATCTGCTTTAGAGGTTTCTAAGATGGTTGGCAATAATTTATCAGACCAATAATCGTAATGGGTTACACGACGTAAAGACGCTTCAATCCCTCCTATTAAAACAGGAATATCTGGAAATTTTTCTTTTAATATTTTAGAATACACCGAAGTTGCATAATCTGGTCTAAAACCTTTATCCCCATTGGGGGTATAAGCATCTTTATCTCGACGGCGTTTACTAGCGGTATAATTACTCACCATGGGGTCCATACAGCCCCCAGTAACTGCAAAAAATAAACGTGGTATCCCTAGTTTTTCAAAATCCTGCAAATTGTCGTTTACACTAGGTTGTGGCACAATAGCTACCCGTAATCCGTAACTTTCTAAGATACGTCCAATGACGGCAGGTCCAAACGAGGGGTGATCTACATAGGCATCGCCACTAAAAAGGATGACATCTAGCTCGTCCCACCCTCTAATTTTAACCTCTTTTTTTGTAGTAGGTAACCAATCTGAAACACGTCTTATTTTCATACCCTGCAAAGATACGATGTTTTAAGTTTATATTTCTACCTTCAGGCAAAGCAGCTTCTGTGATAAAACTCGGCCCAAATTTAAAGTCACCACGAGATAACATAAATGGGTTTTTTAAGCTTAATCGCCCATTTCAAGAGGCGTATTTAAAAATTAAAAAAGCTCATTTTTCTATTAAATTTATATATTTACGACAACCAAAAAACCAAAAGTATGAAAATATTTTTAAAATTCTCAGTCTTATTTTTGCTTATTTTTACGAATTGCACTCCAAAAGACAGTAAAAACACTGAGATTAGTAACACTTTTGTTCAAGATCATTACACCAAAAAAGAGGTCAATATTACTATGCGGGATGGCGCTAAATTACATACCACCATCTACGCTCCTAGAGATGCGAGCCAAGCCTACCCTATTTTATTACAACGCACACCTTACAGCTGCAGACCTTATGGTGATGATGCCTTTAGAAAGAATATCGGTCCCAATTTACACCTTATGAAAGAAGGCAATATTATTGTTTATCAAGATGTTCGCGGCCGTTGGATGAGTGAGGGGGTTTATGATAATATGCGTGCCTATATCCCTAATAAAACGGGAAACCAAACCGACGAAACTACCGATACTTACGACACCATTGATTGGTTAGTAAACAATATTGAAAATAATAACGGTAATGTCGGTACTTGGGGGATTTCTTACCCTGGATTTTATACCACGGTTTCTACTATTGATGCGCATCCGGCTTTAAAGGCAGCATCGCCACAAGCCAGTATTGGCGATTTCTTTTTTGATGATTTTCACCATAATGGTGCATTTTTGTTAAGCTATTTTAATGCGATTCCTTTATTTGGTACTTATAAAGACCAACCCACCGATTCGGCTTGGTATAAGTTTCCAGATATGAAAACTCAAGATCAATATCAGTTTTTCTTAGACAAAGGCCCTTTAAAAAATTTAAACCAATATTTTCAATACCATACAGATACTACCGCTGTTGTCGACAAATACCATATCGACGATTTCTTTTGGAAGGAAATTGTAGAACATCCTAATTACGATACCCTTTGGCAAAGTAAAGGCATTATACAGCATTTAGATAAAGTTGCGCCCACCGTTGCCACCATGGTAGTTGGTGGTTGGTTTGATGCTGAAGATTTGTACGGTCCTTTAGAAACTTATAAGAACATTGAGAAGCATCAACCAAACAATTACAACACCTTGGTATTTGGCCCTTGGGATCATGGCGGATGGTCTAGAAATAAAGTAAAAAACACTGTAGGGAATTATTATTTTGGCGATTCGATTTCATTAAAATATCAAAAGGATATTGAAACAAAATTCTTTAATCATTTCTTAAAAGGAAGTGGCTCTAAAGACAGCGGATTACCAGAAGCTTATGTTTTCGATACGGGTAAAAAAGAATGGCAGTCTTATGCTGTTTGGCCGCCTAAAGATGCTAAAAAACAAGCCTTCTTTTTATCTGAAAATCAAGAATTGACTTCTAATCAAAAAGGCGTTAGTGAAATAAAATTTGTAAGTGATTTACAGAAACCCGTGCCTTATTCTGAAGATATAAAAACGGTTTTCACACCTCGTAAATACATGACAGACGATCAGCGTTTTGCGGCTCGCAGACCAGACGTTTTGGTTTTTGAAACTCCTGTCTTAACTGAAGACTTTACGCTTGCAGGAGATATATTAGCCCAATTACAAGTTGCCACCACAGGCTCTGCTGCCGATTGGATTGTAAAAGTCGTTGATGTGCATCCTGGCGATTTAGAAAATGATAACGAAGACATGCAATCGCACTTAAAACTAAGCAACTACCACTTGATGGTACGCAGTGAAGTGATGCGTGGTCGATTTAGAAATAGCTTTTCAAATCCCGAACCTTTTACACCTAATAAGAAAACGGCAGTAAATATAAAACTGCAAGATGTTTTTCATACGTTTAAAAAAGGACACAAATTGCAAATACAAGTTCAAAGTACATGTTTTCCATTAATTGATTTGAACCCACAAACCTATGTAGATAATATTTACAAGGCCGATGAAAAAGATTTTAAAACACAAACACATACTGTTTTTACCGATAGTAAGATTGAGTTTACGGTTTTAAATTAACACCAAATTAACCATACGACATTTCATAATTAAATTGGTATTAGATTTTTTTATAGGTTAAAAGTATTCATACATTGTATGTTTAAGAAACTAAAAACAGAAATCTAAATCATTTAAAATAAAAAGCAGCCCAATATAAAAATTGGGCTGCTTTGCATTGTATATTTAAATGTAGAATCGTTATTTACATAACATTGAGTTTGTTAAAAGCTATGCTTAAAGAAGTAGTTGTATGTCCGTTTTTCATCATACGACGAAAAAATCTGCGTTCATCTGCGAAATCAGCGAGAAAACAAATATTAGATAAGGAAGAATTATCCCGCAGATTGCGCAGATTTACGCGGAATAAAAATAAATATTTATTTTCGTGACGGTACAAAGATGTCATCATAAGTTACTAATTTATAGGTTTATGACAAATAGCGGACAATCAAAGAAGTAGTTAACATATAATTCTAGAAAAGTATGTGCTAGTAAAAGCATAAAACCATATCGTGTTGTCTATGACTAACTTGTTTTTGAGTACAGCATATAAATTTACCAATTACATTGAATAAAAGATCATTCATTTAAAGCCCCCACAAAATAGGTAGCACTATGTAAACAAACACAAATAAAATGACTATTGAAATGATATTCATCCAGAAACCTGATTTTACCATATCGATTATTTCTAAATAGCCAGAGCCAAACACCACGGCATTTGGAGGTGTTGCTACCGGAAGCATAAAAGCACATGACGCTGCTGTCGTGGCAGCCACAATAAGAATAAAGGGATCTACACCTAAACTCACAGCAACTGGCGCTAAAATTGGCAGTAACATGGCTGCTGTGGCCAGATTAGAAGTTATTTCTGTTAAAAAATTTACGGAAAATAAAATAATAACAACTAAAAGCGCAAGGGAAATTCCAGTTAATAAATCGATTTGATTCCCCAACCATAAAGCGAGACCCGTTTCTTGAAAACCTGCAGCGAGTGCCATACCTCCGCCAAAAAGCAAAATAATCCCCCAAGGTATTCTTATGGCGTCACCCCAATTAATAATGCGGTCGTTTCTCTTTTTTGTTGGTAATATGAATAAGAGGATTGCAGCTCCAATAGCAATAATCGTATCGTCTATTCCGGGAATTAAGTCTTGAAGTAAAAAAGAACGTGTAATCCAACACAGTGCGGTTAAAACAAAAACCAATAAAACAATTTTTTCTTCATATTTTATGGGACCTAACTCTTGTAGTAATCGATTGACTTCGTCTTTACCTCCAGGGAATTCTTTTTGTTCAAATTTAAAGGCAAAACGTGTTAAATAAACCCATGCTATCGTCAATAATAATATTGAAATTGGCAAACCGAATTGAAACCATTGTCCGAAAGTAATTTCTATCCCATAAGTCTTTAGAACAAATCCCGCCATGACCAAGTTTGGTGGCGTACCAATTAAGGTGGCAATGCCACCAATTGACGCTGAATACGCTATGCTTAGCATTAAAGCTTTTCCGAAAATAGCGTTCTCATTTTCTACAGTTGTTGGATTATCTTTTAATTGAGAGACAATAGACATGCCAATAGGCAACATCATCACCGCAGTCGCCGTATTAGAAATCCACATCGATAAAAAAGCCGTAGCTACCATAAAACCAAGAATTACTTTGTAAATATTGGTTCCTATCAGTTTGATAATATGTAACGCCATACGCTTATGTAAGTTCCATTTTTCAATAGCTATTGCCAAGAAAAAACCGCCTAAATACAGAAATATATATTTATCACCGTAGGCAGCTGTAGTCTCCGATATTTTCATGATACCCGTAGTTGGAAATAAAATCACTGGTAATAATGCGGTTACTGCAATGGGAACGGCCTCTGTAACCCACCAAATAGCAATCCATAATGTGACACCAACCATGAAGTAAGCAGAATCGGACATTCCTTCGGGTGGGTTAAAAAAAGTTAAGATTATAAAGGATAATGGCCCTAATATTAAGGCTATAATTTTTTTAGGATTGGTCATCTTAAATCGTTTTTAGTCTAGTTGAGTTTAAAAAAAGAACAAAAAAAATAGCCTCACAAACTAGCTATACGACATCGTATGAGTTGTTCTCTTCATTAAGGTCTAAAAGTATAAATTTAATTGGGAAATCCTTAGTGTTTTATATTTTTTAGAATACCGTAAAACATGGCATACCTGTTTACTTGCTTTCATTAGAAAGTTTTATGCCTTAAATTGAGACTTTTAATTTAATCCTGAGTAGTTTTGCTTTCCGAATTAATAACGGCAAGTTATTAGACTGTTCGATAAAATTATTGTTTCATTATGCTGCTTATAAGCATCTTGAACATAAAGAATCTCTTTTTTTATGCACAATTGTTCAGCCGGAATATAACGAATAGCAAGACAACTTTAAAAGTGTATTGAAGGACTGAAAAACGATTCAAATTTAGCTGTTTTTCTTCTATGCCAACAACAATCCATTAAACTTGAAACAGTTGACACTTAACAGGTGTAACTGATATCATATTATTGTTTCATATGTAGAGCGACATTCGCTCAAAAAGACTTCAAACGTACTTAATATCAACCTGAAAACAGACACGCTACCTTCATTTTAAAGAAGGGTTCTTCTCAACAAAAAGACGAGACATTTATAAACCAGTTTAACCGAACTTATGGCAACTTTTTTGTGTGAACTACAAGATAAACAAAGCGACCAAAAATGCAATGCTATTCGGCTTGGGAGAGAAAATTAAATTCTAAAGTGGCGTAAAAATTAAGCAAACTGTGATAAACAGCTAACTCTTTTTCTTTATCTAATAAATTCTTCGAGCTGTGTTCTGCAATCATATTTGAAGTATGCACCACAATTTCTGAGTCTAAATTAATAGTATTTTCAGACGACTTACTACCTAAAAGTTGTAACTCTAAAGCCCTTTTGTAAACGTTACACCAATGGTTAACCTGCAATTTGTTGAGTATTTCGGTTTTTAGAGTCATCAACCTTGTTCTACTGATGTTTAATTCTTGTTGAATATGCTTTTTAGGTGTTCTCTTATAACTTAGCTTTAAAATTTTTAGTTCTTCTTCAGATAAGTTGACCGTATGGTTTTTTAAGAAATTGTATTTACAACTGTTTAAAAACAAAAAGATTAAACCGTTTAACTGTTCTTTAGATACGACCTCCTCTTTTATTTTCTCAGTAATAATTTTAGAATAAACTAGAGCTTCATCTTTTACAAGCTGGGGTAAGTAATCTTCCTTTTTTAACATGCCAGAATCAAAAGTTTTAAGTTGGGCATCGAACATAGAAACTGTAATTAAGGTATTTTTAATACGCTTAATGGTGCTGTTGTAACTACTTTCAGTTAAGTCTAAAAAATCGATAATTTGCTTTTCGGAGTAATCATGTGTTAGTAACCTTAAAGTTAACAGTTCTAAACTACTTAGTTTAACAGGAGATTTTCCTGGGATTACCACAACTTTTTTCTTGTTGTAGTTGGTCATCACTTTATAGTAAACATCTCTCATATCGAACCTTATTTGTTACGGTTAAAAACTATTTTGCCCCCCTTGTTTCTGCAATGTAACCGCTAGTTATTGTTACAGTTTATCTAGGAATTTAGTTCTGCCATTATAAAAACCCTTTGACCATGTTAACAGCCAAAGAGTTTAAATAAATGGCTTCCCCTTTTTTTAAAACGTTTTTGTTAAACCATAAAACTAAACTCTTATGAAACGTTTGGAGCGAATTTAAAACCTTAACACATCAAAAATTAAACCGATGTAATAACTGATTTTTATCATGTTATAAACGTAAATATGATATACCATAAAATCAATATTATAGCAGTTTAAGAACTTTATATCTGCAATTTACCTAGTCACCTAAACCTTTTAAACACCTTTTAAAACTTTGATTTTGGCAGGGCCTTGTGAAAATCCCTAAAAACAATAAAAAAATCCAGTAAAATGGTAGAATTTAAGAGGTCTTCATTTTATTTAGAATAGTATTGACATATGTCAACTAATATTCAAATTTCTATCTAATAATTAAATTGAAAAAGGTATTTTTATGCACTTTTATTAATTAACGCTACAACTGATAAACTCCTATTCTTTTCTGTTAAAATGAACAGAAAAACATAGGCTATTAGAGATTGTATTTTATTATGAAGAAAAACGCATCGAAAAAATACCCTTCAAAACTAACAAAAGACTTAGATATCATTTTACAGCACATTGTAGAGCAATCCTCAGATTCGATTCTAATTTGTGATTTATCGGGTACTTTGCTGTATGCTAACGAATTAAGCCGAGTATGGCTAGGCCTCGAAAATAAAGAGCTAGATAATATAAAGGTTTACGATTACGAGCAGTTTTTTAATGGCGATAAGTTAAAGCATTGGGAAGCCCATGTTCAAGAACTCAAAAACGTTTCGGTAAAAGTGGAACGCGGTGCTTTGGTTAATTTCGAGACAAGCACGGTAACTCGTACTCATGTTAGACTTAGCTATTTGTCTTTAGAGCAGCAAGACTACATTTTGGCCGTGTCAAAAAAACATACAGAAAAAGACATTTTAGAACAGGAACTTATTCAAAACGCAAAACTTCAAGACGCCTTATTAAAAATGGCATCGAAATATATTAATGTTGATATTTCCGACTTAACTCATGTTATCAATAATTCCTTGCAAGAAGTTGCGCAATTTGTTGATGCCGATCGTGTTTATATATTTTCTTATGATTTTAAAGCGCAAACCACCTCGAATACCTACGAGTGGTGTCAAGAAGGCATTGAACCACAGATTAATGAGCTTCAAGATGTTCCAATCTCGGCGATACCAGAATGGGTAGACCAACATCGAAAAAAAGCATCTTTTATCATTCCAGACGTTTCACAATTACCAGATACAGGACCTTATGGTGTAAAAGCAATTCTGGAGCCCCAAGGTGTTAAAAGCCTAATAGCGCTTCCTATGTTTAATAAGAATGAATTGGTTGGGTTTATTGGTTTCGATTCGGTAAGAGAAAAACATTTTTACTCTAAAAAAGAAGAGAATTTACTTTTTGTATATGCCGAAATATTATTAAACATGGAGCTTAGGCAGCAATTTGAATTGGAACTGCTAAATCAAAAAGAACGCTTTCAAAATATTATTAGTAGTATCGATGCCGGGCTGGTGCAAATGGACGAAAATTTCAATATTACTTTTACAAACCACTCGTTTTTAAAGTTTTATAGCTATAACAAATCTAGTGTTTTTGGTAAAAACGCTTTTAATTTGTTTTTAAAACCAGAGGATTGGGATCCCTTAATGCTTAAAATGAACCAATTGGAAAAAAAAGAGGTGCTTCTTGAAGAGTTGTTAACTAAAGACAGCAAAGGCAATTTTATTCCCATATTAGCCAGTATCGTACGATACGATACTGATGAAACTAAGGGTTTTTTGGCCGTTATCATAGATTTAACCAATCAGAAAAAGCTAGAAAATGAATTACGAGATGCCATACAAAAGGTTGAGGAGTCGATGAGTTATAAAGAGAAATTCTTTGCCAATGTAAGTCACGAACT
Encoded here:
- a CDS encoding DUF819 domain-containing protein; protein product: MNIAEISSDIPLFASDTIIFGILSVVLALIFYTSSLPRFSKFYNIVPALLLCYFIPSLLSSVGFIADQWIDVSATIAHLQSVYGNLDGVTNLESLKAYIISNNIDSSEYSQFMGKSNLYFVSSRYLLPASLVLLTMSIDLKGVFKLGSKALIMFLTATFGVMIGGPLAILFFKFVAPDILTAVEGTELWKGLSTVAGSWIGGGANQLAMKEQWEVSDSLFSIMAVVDVLVAQVWMVFLLLGVAKSDKIDKYFKADNTSITTLKNKMEKFSLETARVPSFTDLMILLGIGFGVTSIGHIVGDFFKDWIPENAPYLVDFGLGSSFFWLIIMATTVGVILSFTKIKSYEGAGASKIGTVFIYILVASIGMKMNLNAIIDNLSLFAIGFVWMIIHVGLLFIVAKIIKAPYFFLAVGSKANIGGAASAPVVAGAFHPSLAPVGVLLATLGYALGTYAAFACALMMKWVS
- a CDS encoding L-threonylcarbamoyladenylate synthase, with protein sequence MADFIRIYEENPNPKAIEKVIDVLKRGGLIIYPTDTVYGLGCDITNIKALERIAQIKQVKLEKANFSFVCHDLSNLSDYVQQIDTKTFKILKRALPGPYTFILPSGKSLPNPFKKRKTVGIRVPDNSIALEIVEKLGNPIISTSIHDDDEVLEYTTDPELILEKWGNLVDLVIDGGYGDNEASTVIDLSQDEPVILREGKGSLEIF
- a CDS encoding YgiQ family radical SAM protein translates to MKIRRVSDWLPTTKKEVKIRGWDELDVILFSGDAYVDHPSFGPAVIGRILESYGLRVAIVPQPSVNDNLQDFEKLGIPRLFFAVTGGCMDPMVSNYTASKRRRDKDAYTPNGDKGFRPDYATSVYSKILKEKFPDIPVLIGGIEASLRRVTHYDYWSDKLLPTILETSKADMLVYGMGEQPLREIVELLQKGVPFSSLKTIKQTAVFVNKDEKVPKNKNWEDVEINSHEACLKDKKTFASNFKVIEQESNKLKARRIFQQVGDKMLMINPPYPTMTESEIDASFDLPFTRLPHPKYNKRGPIPAFEMIKFSINVHRGCFGGCSFCTISAHQGKFIASRSQESVLKEVDAVTKMDDFKGYLSDIGGPSANMYKMKGKIQSICDRCVAPSCISPVICSNLDTSHKPLTDLYKAVDAHPKVKKSFIGSGIRHDMLVPEFNKNADPKELDAYTEEVMTNHVSGRLKVAPEHTSDPVLKLMRKPSFKYFHLFKERFDRINLKKKLKLELIPYFISSHPACEDEDMANLAAETKDMGFQLEQVQGFTPTPMTVATVIYYSGYHPYTLKPTKTARTAKEKENQHRFFFWYKDENRKWIKDRLTKVGRPDLLKVLLPENTSWKKNKKAGKTKNTFDDTVTPFNPKFKKHKRKSKGDSRRKKR
- a CDS encoding ATP-dependent helicase — translated: MEKYLSQLNEAQLEPTIQIDGPMIVIAGAGSGKTRVLTYRIAYMMSKGIDPFNILSLTFTNKAAREMKERIASIVGASETKNLWMGTFHSVFAKILRIEADKLGYPSNFTIYDTQDSDRLIATIIKEMNLDKDIYKYKQVRSRISSYKNSLITVRAYFQNPELKEADAMARRPRMGDIYKEFVDRCFKAGAMDFDDLLLKTNELLTRFPEVLAKYQNRFKYILVDEYQDTNHSQYLIVRALSDKFQNICVVGDDAQSIYAFRGANINNILNFQKDYDDVKVFRLEQNYRSTKNIVNAANSIIDKNQTKLDKVVWTANDEGPLIKVNRSLTDGDEGRYVASTIWESKMNHQLKNSDFAILYRTNAQSRAIEDALRKRDIPYRIYGGLSFYQRKEIKDVLSYLRLIINPADEEALKRVINFPPRGIGQTTVDKLTVAANGYNRTIFEVMKNIDKTNVNVNSGTKSKLQNFVTLIESFQVLNQTADVFELAEYVTKTTGLIKEFNKDGTPEGVAKMENIEELLNGMKDFVEGQKEIADTTGSLAEFLEDVALATDMDADKGDADHVALMTIHLAKGLEFPYVFIVGLEEDLFPSAMSMNTRSELEEERRLFYVALTRAEKQAYLTYALSRYRWGKLVDAEPSRFIEEIDEQYLDIVTPIEERRFNPMLDADIFGDVEPTKIRYKPAKQPVLKKGKTAKSETEKFQVTTPKNLKPVAKTSGNTNLFDSKLVVGNMVKHIRFGTGEVLKIEGTGADIKAEISFQHGGTKKLLLRFAKLEVIG